A region from the Streptomyces tsukubensis genome encodes:
- a CDS encoding GlxA family transcriptional regulator: MTPRPLPKSPDLHRVVALLGSPQPAFPLACASEVFGDHGPAVPARYSFGVCTEHPGPVRTESGYDMLVTAGLDALERADTVVVPGWRQPTGAEVPPAVTDAVRRAHGRGARIVGICSGAFVLAAAGLLDGRRAATHWARAAELASRYPKVRVDPAVLYVDHGDIATSAGAAAGVDLCLHLVSADQGAAHALRIARQMVTSPHREGCQLQYAELPASGPVGDSLAPLLDWLSGQLDQPVGVADMAARTGVSSRTLTRRFTEQLGISPGRWLLDRRIAATRALLEETDLPVETIARRVGLSSAVNLRRRFHEALRTTPAAYRRQFRANRTGQGVR, encoded by the coding sequence ATGACACCCCGCCCCCTGCCGAAGTCCCCGGACCTGCACCGGGTCGTGGCCCTGCTCGGGTCCCCGCAGCCCGCCTTCCCGCTGGCCTGCGCGAGCGAAGTGTTCGGAGATCACGGACCGGCGGTCCCCGCCCGCTACTCGTTCGGGGTCTGCACCGAGCACCCCGGTCCGGTGCGCACCGAATCCGGTTACGACATGCTGGTCACGGCGGGCCTGGACGCGCTGGAGCGCGCCGACACGGTGGTGGTCCCCGGCTGGCGGCAGCCGACCGGCGCCGAGGTGCCGCCGGCCGTGACCGACGCGGTCCGCCGGGCGCACGGGCGCGGCGCGCGGATCGTCGGTATCTGCTCGGGCGCCTTCGTACTCGCCGCCGCGGGGCTGCTGGACGGCCGACGGGCCGCCACCCACTGGGCCCGCGCCGCCGAACTGGCCTCCCGTTACCCGAAGGTCCGGGTCGACCCCGCGGTGCTCTACGTGGACCACGGCGATATCGCGACCAGCGCCGGGGCGGCGGCCGGTGTGGACCTCTGTCTGCATCTGGTGAGCGCCGACCAGGGCGCCGCCCACGCGCTGCGGATCGCCCGGCAGATGGTGACGTCGCCGCACCGCGAGGGCTGTCAGCTGCAGTACGCCGAACTCCCCGCGTCCGGACCGGTCGGAGACTCGCTGGCACCCCTGCTGGACTGGCTTTCCGGGCAGTTGGACCAGCCGGTCGGCGTCGCCGATATGGCGGCCCGCACCGGGGTCTCGTCCCGCACCCTGACCCGGCGCTTCACCGAACAGCTCGGTATCAGCCCCGGCCGCTGGCTGCTGGACCGCCGGATCGCCGCCACCCGGGCGCTGCTGGAGGAGACGGATCTGCCGGTGGAGACCATCGCCCGCCGGGTCGGCCTCTCCTCGGCCGTCAATCTCCGCCGCCGTTTCCACGAGGCCCTGCGCACCACCCCCGCCGCCTACCGGCGCCAGTTCCGCGCGAACAGGACCGGACAGGGCGTGCGGTGA
- a CDS encoding PPOX class F420-dependent oxidoreductase has translation MDVLPNDLRPRIAGPNIWYVATVNADGSPHISPMWVGLDGDLVLFNTAVGRVKERNLHRDPRVALCHASPSNPYDRIRISGRVVRFVEGPEADRNIDELARSYLGTDRFEWRIPGEQRVIVLVEPLRVSHVIGVEPLPSRAPGSSS, from the coding sequence ATGGACGTCCTGCCGAATGATCTGCGCCCCAGGATCGCCGGTCCGAACATCTGGTACGTGGCCACGGTCAACGCCGACGGCTCCCCTCATATCAGCCCCATGTGGGTGGGCCTCGACGGGGACCTGGTGCTGTTCAACACGGCCGTCGGGCGTGTCAAGGAGCGCAACCTCCACCGCGACCCCCGGGTCGCCCTCTGCCACGCGTCCCCCTCGAACCCGTACGACCGCATCCGGATCAGCGGCCGTGTGGTCCGCTTCGTCGAGGGGCCGGAGGCCGACCGGAACATCGACGAACTGGCCCGCAGCTATCTGGGCACCGACCGCTTCGAGTGGCGCATCCCGGGCGAACAGCGCGTCATCGTCCTCGTCGAGCCCCTGCGCGTCAGCCATGTGATCGGTGTGGAGCCGCTGCCGTCCCGGGCCCCGGGAAGCTCCTCCTGA
- a CDS encoding SAM-dependent methyltransferase, whose product MDAQKTRVLPEQIDTGTPHSARVWNFWLGGRDNYAVDRALGARLGKSYPQIVDIARESRRFQTRAVRHVARQWGIRQFLDLGTGLPTADATHETAQDVDPGARIVYVDNDPIVLAHARALLVGHPDGVTTYVHADFGDAETVLAEAATALDRERPVAVMLLSTLGHITDDDRAAGLIRAYLGAFPPGSALILCDTVETPETRAASEDYASGGAAPYVSRPAETLRSFGDGLELVDPGFGSISLWRPDAPPSGTPVDQWGFVGITTP is encoded by the coding sequence ATGGACGCGCAGAAGACCCGGGTGCTGCCGGAGCAGATCGACACCGGCACACCCCATTCGGCGCGCGTCTGGAACTTCTGGCTCGGCGGGCGCGACAACTACGCCGTCGACCGGGCGCTCGGCGCCCGGCTCGGGAAGAGCTATCCGCAGATCGTCGACATCGCGCGGGAGTCGCGGCGGTTCCAGACCCGGGCCGTACGCCATGTGGCCCGGCAGTGGGGTATCCGGCAGTTCCTGGACCTCGGCACCGGGCTGCCCACCGCCGACGCGACGCACGAGACCGCCCAGGACGTCGACCCCGGTGCGCGGATCGTGTACGTCGACAACGACCCGATCGTCCTGGCCCATGCCCGGGCCCTGCTCGTCGGCCACCCCGACGGCGTCACCACCTATGTCCACGCCGACTTCGGCGATGCCGAGACGGTGCTCGCGGAGGCGGCGACCGCGCTGGACCGGGAGCGGCCCGTCGCGGTGATGCTGCTCTCCACCCTGGGGCACATCACGGACGACGACCGGGCCGCCGGACTGATCCGCGCCTATCTCGGGGCCTTTCCGCCGGGGAGCGCGCTGATCCTGTGCGACACGGTGGAGACACCGGAGACCCGGGCCGCTTCGGAGGACTACGCCAGCGGGGGAGCCGCGCCGTACGTGTCACGGCCCGCCGAGACCCTGCGGTCCTTCGGCGACGGGCTCGAACTGGTCGACCCGGGCTTCGGGTCGATCAGCCTGTGGCGCCCCGACGCCCCGCCGTCCGGCACCCCCGTCGACCAGTGGGGCTTCGTCGGGATAACCACCCCTTGA
- a CDS encoding NAD(P)-dependent alcohol dehydrogenase codes for MKAVVQNRYGDTGVLALREIPEPEPGEREVLVRVAAAGLDAGVWHLMTGLPLLLRLMGYGLRAPRIAVRGREAAGRVVATGPGVTRFKAGDEVFGYCESAFAEYAAVPEDRLLPRPAGLTAEQAAALPISAVTALQAVRDRGRVAAGMRVLVIGAGGGVGTYAVQLAVATGARVTGVCSTGKTEQVRSLGAETVLDYTAEDITARPERYDLIVDTGGSRPLRGLRRMLAPGGTLVIVGGETAGRLLGGTDRVLRAALLSPFTRHRLLGLMASERTEDLAYVTGLAERGELTPVLSGVHPLAEVPELIDRFRAGALCGKAIVVP; via the coding sequence ATGAAGGCCGTCGTCCAGAACCGTTACGGAGACACCGGTGTCCTCGCCCTGCGGGAGATCCCGGAACCGGAGCCCGGGGAGCGCGAGGTGCTCGTCCGGGTGGCGGCCGCCGGGCTCGACGCGGGGGTGTGGCATCTGATGACGGGGCTGCCCCTGCTGCTGCGGCTGATGGGGTACGGACTCCGGGCCCCCAGGATCGCGGTCCGGGGCCGGGAGGCGGCCGGCCGGGTCGTGGCGACCGGCCCGGGGGTGACCCGGTTCAAGGCCGGTGACGAGGTGTTCGGCTACTGCGAGTCGGCGTTCGCCGAGTACGCCGCCGTCCCCGAGGACCGGCTGCTGCCGCGGCCCGCCGGGCTCACCGCCGAACAGGCCGCGGCGCTCCCGATCTCCGCCGTGACCGCGCTCCAGGCGGTCCGCGACCGGGGCCGGGTGGCGGCGGGCATGCGGGTGCTGGTGATCGGCGCGGGCGGCGGAGTGGGGACGTACGCGGTCCAGCTGGCCGTGGCCACGGGCGCGCGGGTCACCGGGGTGTGCAGCACCGGCAAGACGGAGCAGGTCCGTTCGCTGGGCGCCGAGACCGTACTCGACTACACCGCCGAGGACATCACCGCCCGCCCGGAACGGTACGACCTGATCGTGGACACCGGCGGCAGCCGGCCGCTGCGCGGACTGCGCCGGATGCTCGCCCCGGGCGGCACCCTGGTCATCGTCGGCGGCGAGACCGCCGGACGGCTGCTCGGGGGCACCGACCGGGTGCTCCGCGCCGCCCTGCTCTCCCCCTTCACCCGCCACAGGCTGCTCGGTCTGATGGCATCGGAGCGGACGGAGGACCTCGCGTACGTCACCGGGCTCGCCGAACGCGGCGAACTCACCCCGGTGCTCAGCGGGGTCCATCCGCTGGCGGAGGTACCGGAGCTGATCGACCGCTTCCGCGCGGGCGCACTCTGCGGGAAGGCGATCGTCGTCCCCTGA
- a CDS encoding helix-turn-helix transcriptional regulator: protein MKPTSITNSIRTLRAAHGDMTQAELADRLGVTRQTVIAIEKGRYSPSLETAFRIARVFGVPLDEVFQYPES, encoded by the coding sequence GTGAAGCCGACCAGCATCACCAACAGCATCCGTACGCTGCGCGCGGCCCACGGCGATATGACCCAGGCCGAGCTGGCGGACCGGCTGGGCGTCACCCGGCAGACGGTGATCGCCATCGAGAAGGGCCGCTACTCCCCTTCTCTGGAGACGGCCTTCCGGATCGCGCGGGTCTTCGGGGTCCCGCTCGACGAGGTCTTCCAGTATCCGGAGTCCTGA
- a CDS encoding YncE family protein produces the protein MNAENAPSADGRRSGAEAHRPGPGVRRTAVAVALAAAVLSGCAGTGSADPAPGADAPPAPASASASAPRPSPLPAGTGTPPGTLLVADFGADTVTFVDPARGPLGSVPVGTAPYGLAVGADGRAWVATAEGVAIVDTRTRKSLGRIPYRTATGPVTGGEYRGGGMGIALAPDGKRLYVGVNVPDGPGTLEVIDTASRRTVAAVPVGRRPFDVDVARDGSAVYATNHDSFDVTAVDTRTLAPRRFEVAPYGTEGGLGSWLKPHYAVVREDGRLLLPFEGERLAVLDPRTGRVTVERMTANTHQHGAALTPDGTLLAVGTGPIGSSDEEASLTIRTADGRERIVPLDGPHEDVAVARDGRTAYVTGGFTRDGYWNGITVVDLTTAATRRLPGGERPLGIAVL, from the coding sequence GTGAACGCCGAGAACGCCCCGTCCGCCGACGGCCGCCGCTCCGGGGCGGAAGCACACCGCCCCGGCCCGGGGGTCCGCCGCACCGCCGTGGCCGTCGCTCTCGCCGCCGCGGTGCTGAGCGGATGCGCCGGTACGGGGTCCGCCGACCCGGCGCCGGGGGCCGACGCACCACCGGCCCCGGCATCGGCATCGGCATCGGCGCCGCGGCCGTCCCCGCTGCCCGCCGGGACCGGCACCCCGCCCGGCACCCTCCTCGTCGCGGACTTCGGCGCCGACACCGTCACCTTCGTCGACCCCGCCCGGGGCCCGCTCGGCTCCGTGCCGGTCGGCACGGCCCCGTACGGACTGGCCGTGGGCGCGGACGGCCGGGCGTGGGTCGCCACCGCCGAGGGCGTCGCGATCGTGGACACCCGCACCCGCAAAAGCCTCGGCCGGATCCCGTACCGGACGGCGACCGGCCCGGTGACCGGCGGCGAGTACCGGGGCGGCGGTATGGGCATCGCGCTCGCCCCCGACGGCAAGCGGCTCTACGTGGGCGTCAACGTGCCCGACGGGCCGGGGACCCTGGAGGTGATCGACACCGCGTCCCGCCGTACCGTCGCCGCCGTCCCCGTGGGCCGCCGCCCCTTCGATGTGGACGTGGCGCGCGACGGTTCCGCGGTGTACGCCACCAACCACGACTCGTTCGATGTGACGGCCGTCGACACCCGTACCCTCGCGCCCCGGCGCTTCGAGGTCGCGCCGTACGGCACCGAGGGCGGTCTCGGCTCCTGGCTCAAGCCGCACTACGCGGTGGTACGGGAGGACGGCAGGCTACTGCTGCCCTTCGAGGGGGAGCGGCTGGCCGTGCTGGACCCCCGGACCGGGCGGGTCACCGTCGAGAGGATGACCGCGAACACCCATCAGCACGGCGCGGCGCTCACCCCCGACGGCACGCTGCTCGCCGTGGGGACCGGCCCGATCGGCTCGTCCGACGAGGAGGCGTCGCTGACGATCCGTACGGCGGACGGGCGTGAGCGGATCGTGCCGCTCGACGGCCCGCACGAGGACGTCGCGGTGGCCCGGGACGGCCGTACGGCCTATGTGACGGGCGGCTTCACCCGCGACGGCTACTGGAACGGCATCACGGTCGTGGATCTGACGACGGCAGCGACCCGCCGCCTCCCGGGCGGCGAACGCCCCCTGGGCATCGCGGTGCTGTAG